AAACTCCAATCTGGTTACACTGCTGGCGTTATCACATCATTCTACGTTAGTATAATTATCATTACAAAACccttgaaaatgaattaaccAACCTGAACTAACTTCGTTCGTTTTGTTCTCATTTAGCTTTCGAACAATCAATATTTCCCTGGAAACCACGACGAAATTGACATCGAATTCCTGGGAACCACGCCGGGGAAGCCATACACTCTGCAAACAAACGTTTTCATTAGAGGAAGTGGAGATGGAAACGTAATTGGAAGAGAAATGAAGTTCCATCTCTGGTTTGATCCCACACAGGATTTCCACCATTACGCAATTCAATGGACTCCATCAGATATCATGTCCGTATAATTTGTATTCAATACACGTCTTGTTTGTACAGATTTCCAATGATTAATTCCATCGTCTTGACAGTTTTTTGGTGGACGACGTACCGATTCGAAGATATACAAAAATGAACGACGCAACTTTCCCAACGCGGAAAATGTGGATTTACGGTTCGATATGGGATGCTTCTGAATGGGCGACAGAGGATGGAAAATACAAGGCGGATTATGAGTACCAGCCGTTTGTATCCAAGTACCGGAACTTCAAAATAAGCGGTTGCACGGCGGAGGCAGCGGAGTCTTGCCGGGGAGAATCCGGCGGGATGAGCCAAGACCAGTATCGGGCGATGGAGTGGGTGCAGAGGAATTACTTAGTGTATGATTATTGCCATGATCCCAAGAGAGACCGCACGCAGATACCTGAATGTTAAAATTAA
This genomic stretch from Cucurbita pepo subsp. pepo cultivar mu-cu-16 unplaced genomic scaffold, ASM280686v2 Cp4.1_scaffold000449, whole genome shotgun sequence harbors:
- the LOC111785319 gene encoding xyloglucan endotransglucosylase/hydrolase protein 31-like: MPSHSCNFMAKPSLFVLVFVLVMYLSTAQGPPPSPGYYPSSSVQSKGFSEYFANLWGPQHQRLDQGTLTIWLDKTSGSGYKSLRSYRSGYFGVSVKLQSGYTAGVITSFYLSNNQYFPGNHDEIDIEFLGTTPGKPYTLQTNVFIRGSGDGNVIGREMKFHLWFDPTQDFHHYAIQWTPSDIIFLVDDVPIRRYTKMNDATFPTRKMWIYGSIWDASEWATEDGKYKADYEYQPFVSKYRNFKISGCTAEAAESCRGESGGMSQDQYRAMEWVQRNYLVYDYCHDPKRDRTQIPEC